One stretch of Excalfactoria chinensis isolate bCotChi1 chromosome 2, bCotChi1.hap2, whole genome shotgun sequence DNA includes these proteins:
- the LOC140247674 gene encoding carbonic anhydrase 2, translating to MSHHWGYDSHNGPAHWHEQFPIANGERQSPINISTKAARYDPALKPLSFSYDAGTAKAIVNNGHSFNVEFDDSSDKSVLQGGALDGVYRLVQFHIHWGSCEGQGSEHTVDGVKYDAELHIVHWNVKYGKFAEAVKHPDGLSVVGIFMKVGNAKPEIQKVVDALNSIQTKGKQASFTNFDPTGLLPACRDYWTYPGSLTTPPLNECVIWHVLKEPITVSSEQMCKLRGLCFSAENEPVCHMVDNWRPCQPLKSREVRASFQ from the exons ATGTCCCATCACTGGGGGTACGACAGCCACAACG GACCCGCGCACTGGCACGAGCAATTCCCCATCGCCAATGGGGAGCGCCAGTCGCCCATCAACATCAGCACTAAGGCCGCCCGCTACGACCCCGCGTTGAAGCCCCTCAGCTTCAGCTACGATGCCGGCACGGCCAAAGCCATCGTCAACAACGGGCACTCCTTCAACGTGGAGTTCGACGACTCCTCCGACAAGTCAG tgctgcaaggaGGAGCGCTGGATGGAGTCTACAGGTTGGTGCAGTTTCATATTCACTGGGGATCCTGTGAGGGccagggctctgagcacactGTGGATGGCGTGAAGTATGATGCAGAG CTTCATATTGTTCACTGGAATGTAAAATATGGCAAATTTGCTGAAGCTGTGAAGCATCCTGATGGTTTGTCAGTGGTAGGCATCTTCATGAAG GTAGGGAATGCCAAACCCGAAATACAGAAGGTTGTTGATGCTCTGAACTCTATTCAAACCAAG GGGAAACAAGCTTCTTTCACAAACTTTGACCCCACTGGACTGCTGCCTGCTTGCAGAGACTATTGGACGTACCCTGGCTCCCTGACCACTCCACCACTGAATGAATGTGTGATCTGGCATGTTCTGAAGGAGCCCATCACTGTCAGCTCTGAGCAG ATGTGCAAACTCCGTGGCCTTTGCTTCAGTGCTGAGAATGAGCCGGTGTGCCACATGGTGGACAACTGGCGCCCATGCCAGCCTCTAAAGAGCAGGGAAGTCAGAGCTTCCTTCCAGTAA
- the LOC140247673 gene encoding uncharacterized protein yields MGHGAPARLRRLSQRRGLGGLSGAFIGSRELHALLRGQRKGWGARAGAEGDFGRGRRERGPLITRDPPAVEPRRARSGAKRFVGFRWGNERRPRPAPHRARNASGPHHAGSRPCRAVPRGAATLGRGSGCGAGRVCASASGGERGARAACRCCALLGAAGTAPCAGHGRVGPGRRSAVGAGSFSRRCRFWKGFTGIWRLGERRSHLRRKRTLVVLTSERAFPVALGEESRSLLTSEAAPHKEQGEDEARHSVWHGRLPQSCSGCLQGSGASSATGGWGFNYVNLCHVASMVFSLGTGQRETVINWSIGSSAPICEGTTSQRE; encoded by the exons ATGGGACATGGTGCACCGGCCCGGCTCCGTCGGTTATCGCAACGCCGTGGCCTCGGCGGGCTCTCAGGGGCTTTTATAGGCTCCCGCGAACTCCATGCCCTTCTCCGCGGCCAGAGGAAGGGGTGGGGAGCGCGGGCGGGGGCGGAGGGAGACTTCGGTCGGGGGCGGAGAGAGAGAGGTCCGCTTATAACCCGCGATCCTCCCGCCGTGGAGCCGCGCCGGGCCCGGTCGGGCGCCAAACGTTTTGTCGGTTTCCGTTGGGGGAACGAGAGGCGGCCGCGTCCCGCACCGCATCGTGCCCGCAACGCATCGGGCCCGCACCACGCGGGCTCCCGGCCGTGCCGCGCCGTGCCGCGGGGCGCTGCGACCTTGGGCCGGGGCAGCGGTTGCGGAGCGGGGCGCGTCTGTGCGAGCGCGTCCGGGGGCGAGCGGGGTGCGCGGGCGGCGTGCCGCTGCTGCGCCCTGCTGGGGGCTGCGGGAACGGCTCCGTGCGCGGGGCACGGCCGGGTCGGGCCGGGCCGGCGGAGTGCGGTGGGCGCGGGATCGTTCTCCCGTAGGTGCCGCTTTTGGAAGGGATTTACAGGGATATGGAGGCTGGGGGAGCGGCGGTCGcatttaagaaggaaaaggacACTCGTGGTTCTTACTTCAGAGCGTGCTTTCCCGGTCGCTCTCGGAGAAGAAAGCAG GTCTCTACTGACGTCAGAGGCAGCACCACATAAAGAACAAGGAGAGGATGAAGCACGACACAGTGTTTGGCATGGCAGGCTTCCTCAGAGCTGCTCGGGGTGCTTACAGGGAAGTGGAGCCAGCAGCGCTACTGGAGGCTGGGGTTTTAATTACGTTAATCTTTGTCACGTTGCTTCTATG GTATTTTCTTTAgggacaggacaaagggaaacagtcataaactggagcataggaagttccgcaccAATATGTGAAGGAACTACTTCACAGCGAGAGTGA